The Sulfitobacter sp. S223 genome has a window encoding:
- the cobS gene encoding cobaltochelatase subunit CobS, which translates to MADGGLDLNATPTKDISVREVFGIDTDMVVKGFADRTDRVPDLDSTYKFDADTTLAILAGFSHNRRVMVQGYHGTGKSTHIEQVASRLNWPTVRVNLDSHISRIDLIGKDAIKLVDGKQVTDFQEGILPWALRTPTAIVFDEYDAGRADVMFVIQRVLEVDGKLTLLDQNKVITPHPYFRIFATANTVGLGDTTGLYHGTQQINQGQMDRWSLVATLNYLSIDAETAIVLAKNPHFNSAEGRKTIKQMVTVADLTRTAFMNGDLSTVMSPRTVIAWAQNAEIFRNVGYAFRLSFLNKCDELERQTVAEFYQRLFNEELPESAASVSLG; encoded by the coding sequence ATGGCTGACGGCGGACTGGACCTCAACGCAACCCCCACCAAGGATATCTCGGTGCGTGAGGTTTTCGGCATCGACACAGACATGGTCGTAAAGGGTTTTGCTGATCGTACCGACCGGGTGCCTGATCTGGACAGCACCTATAAATTTGATGCTGACACCACGCTGGCCATCTTGGCAGGCTTTTCGCACAACCGTCGTGTTATGGTGCAAGGCTATCACGGTACGGGCAAATCAACCCACATCGAACAGGTGGCAAGCCGCCTGAACTGGCCCACTGTGCGCGTCAACCTCGACAGCCACATCAGCCGGATCGACCTGATCGGTAAAGACGCGATCAAACTGGTAGACGGCAAGCAGGTCACTGATTTCCAGGAAGGCATTCTGCCTTGGGCACTTCGCACACCAACAGCGATTGTATTCGACGAATACGATGCGGGCCGTGCAGATGTGATGTTCGTGATTCAGCGTGTTCTGGAAGTAGACGGCAAGCTTACCCTGCTTGACCAGAACAAGGTTATCACGCCGCACCCTTACTTCCGTATCTTCGCGACAGCGAACACAGTTGGTTTGGGTGACACGACGGGCCTTTACCACGGCACACAACAGATCAACCAAGGCCAGATGGACCGTTGGTCGCTGGTTGCGACGCTCAACTATCTGAGCATTGATGCGGAAACTGCGATCGTTCTGGCCAAGAACCCGCACTTCAATTCTGCCGAAGGCCGCAAGACGATCAAACAGATGGTTACCGTGGCTGACCTTACGCGGACCGCTTTCATGAACGGTGATCTTTCTACCGTTATGTCCCCGCGGACCGTGATTGCATGGGCCCAGAACGCCGAGATCTTCCGCAATGTCGGCTATGCCTTCCGGCTGAGCTTTCTCAACAAATGTGACGAACTTGAGCGTCAGACAGTCGCGGAATTCTACCAGCGCCTGTTTAACGAAGAGCTTCCCGAGAGCGCGGCAAGCGTCAGCCTCGGCTAA
- a CDS encoding J domain-containing protein, which yields MQKNDPFGFDMSVSSAKKKNPRGRRGMSGASETSTRVCDHDGCEEAGKYRAPKAPDVLDDYFWFCQQHVREYNTKWNFFHGTTEAEMNAQLSEDKVWDRPTKPMSDPEARAWARLGIEDPHQVLGANATQNPGKGPQSGRRLPPTEKRALEVLDAKDNLTKPEIRKIYKGLIKVLHPDMNGGDRSQEEQLQLVVWAWDQLKSSRNFKD from the coding sequence ATGTCTGTCTCTTCCGCCAAGAAGAAGAATCCGCGCGGCCGACGCGGTATGTCTGGCGCGTCCGAGACGTCTACGCGCGTCTGTGATCATGATGGATGTGAAGAGGCAGGGAAATATCGCGCCCCCAAAGCGCCTGACGTGCTGGATGACTATTTCTGGTTTTGCCAGCAGCATGTGCGCGAATACAATACAAAGTGGAACTTCTTCCACGGCACAACAGAAGCCGAGATGAATGCCCAGTTGTCCGAAGACAAAGTGTGGGACCGGCCCACAAAGCCCATGAGCGATCCAGAAGCCCGCGCTTGGGCGCGCTTGGGTATCGAGGACCCGCATCAGGTCTTGGGCGCAAATGCCACACAGAACCCAGGCAAAGGCCCGCAATCCGGGCGCCGTCTGCCCCCCACCGAAAAGCGCGCGCTGGAAGTTCTGGACGCGAAGGACAACCTGACCAAACCGGAAATCCGCAAGATTTACAAAGGCCTGATCAAAGTTCTTCACCCCGATATGAACGGTGGGGACCGCTCTCAGGAAGAGCAGTTGCAACTGGTAGTTTGGGCTTGGGACCAGCTCAAATCCAGCCGTAACTTCAAAGACTAA